Proteins from one Streptomyces sp. NBC_00390 genomic window:
- a CDS encoding sodium/solute symporter: MSQRILLAAPGALDSDTQAFVLVAFLTLIVPILFICVLSGPGRDRVNDFYAAGRRLKPLRGALVLSGVCLPTGAVLGNTGIVAVFGYDGLFMALCTVLSLGVLLLLARPLREHAGYTLGDTFALRAPGPGARIATAVVTLSVCVPFLVVQLSGAGVTTTALLGMTGSGAEKTAIVMIGALVVCATVFGGMRGMIVIQVIKMVVLLGAALAVAAVLLHRFHWSADALIDAAAQGSGRPAGYMSPGLYADSSEWEGTLDFIGVVITIVLGVACLPPVAMQLSTAPDVATARRTVRHTITIVGAFCLTTALMGLAGAALIGAQAIVAADPAGNSALLLLTGELAGGSSTDAKGALFVVLVSSAVFLTTLTAVASITLAAAGSIAHDLYTKVLRRGRTTEGREVAAARMASAGVGILSIVLAVWVQGWNILFLTQTGLAVAASCLLPAVVYSLFWSGYTRAGLLWTLYGGLVCSVGLQIISPVFSGTPLALFPEWHIDWFPLQTVVLVSIPAGFLFGWLGSVVGRQGRKGKEVRDSRAANGSLRTHLGAVPTERPRTG; the protein is encoded by the coding sequence ATGAGTCAGCGGATCCTGCTCGCCGCGCCCGGCGCCCTGGACAGCGACACGCAGGCCTTCGTCCTGGTGGCCTTTCTGACGCTCATCGTCCCCATCCTGTTCATCTGCGTCCTGAGCGGCCCCGGGAGGGACCGGGTCAACGACTTCTACGCAGCGGGCCGCAGGCTCAAGCCCCTGCGCGGGGCCCTCGTCCTGTCCGGCGTCTGCCTGCCCACGGGCGCGGTGCTCGGCAACACGGGAATTGTCGCGGTCTTCGGCTACGACGGTCTGTTCATGGCCTTGTGCACCGTGCTGTCACTCGGCGTGCTCCTCCTGCTGGCGCGCCCCCTGCGCGAGCACGCCGGTTACACCCTGGGCGACACGTTCGCCTTACGGGCTCCAGGGCCGGGGGCGAGGATCGCGACCGCCGTCGTGACCTTGAGCGTGTGCGTCCCCTTTCTGGTCGTGCAACTCTCCGGCGCGGGCGTGACCACCACGGCGCTGCTGGGAATGACCGGGTCCGGCGCCGAGAAGACAGCCATCGTCATGATCGGCGCACTGGTCGTCTGCGCCACGGTGTTCGGCGGCATGCGCGGCATGATCGTGATCCAGGTGATCAAAATGGTGGTGCTGCTCGGCGCGGCCCTGGCGGTGGCAGCGGTGCTGCTCCATCGTTTCCACTGGAGCGCCGATGCCCTGATCGACGCCGCCGCACAGGGCAGCGGCCGGCCCGCCGGCTATATGAGTCCCGGCCTCTACGCCGACAGCAGCGAATGGGAGGGCACGCTCGACTTCATCGGCGTGGTGATCACCATCGTGCTGGGAGTGGCGTGCCTGCCACCCGTCGCCATGCAATTGAGCACCGCACCCGACGTCGCCACCGCGCGCCGTACGGTGCGCCACACCATCACCATCGTCGGCGCGTTCTGCCTGACGACGGCTCTGATGGGCCTCGCGGGCGCCGCGTTGATCGGCGCACAGGCGATCGTGGCCGCCGATCCTGCCGGCAACAGCGCCCTGCTGCTGCTCACCGGCGAACTGGCGGGCGGCTCGTCCACCGACGCGAAGGGGGCACTCTTCGTCGTCCTGGTTTCCTCCGCGGTGTTCCTCACCACGCTGACCGCCGTGGCGAGCATCACCCTGGCCGCCGCGGGATCGATCGCCCACGACCTGTACACGAAGGTGCTGCGCCGTGGGCGCACGACCGAGGGCCGGGAGGTGGCCGCCGCCCGCATGGCGTCCGCCGGGGTCGGAATCCTGAGCATCGTGCTGGCGGTCTGGGTGCAGGGATGGAACATCCTGTTCCTGACGCAGACGGGCCTTGCGGTGGCGGCCTCCTGCCTGCTTCCGGCGGTGGTGTACTCCCTCTTCTGGAGCGGCTACACCCGGGCCGGGCTCCTCTGGACGCTGTACGGGGGCCTGGTCTGCAGCGTCGGACTGCAGATCATCAGCCCCGTCTTCTCCGGCACCCCCTTGGCGCTCTTCCCGGAGTGGCACATCGACTGGTTCCCGCTGCAGACGGTCGTCCTCGTGTCGATTCCCGCCGGCTTCCTGTTCGGCTGGCTGGGCAGCGTCGTGGGAAGGCAAGGAAGGAAGGGCAAGGAGGTCCGGGACAGCCGAGCAGCCAATGGGAGCCTCAGGACACATCTGGGCGCCGTGCCCACTGAGAGGCCCCGAACCGGATAG
- a CDS encoding phosphotransferase, whose translation MQACRLVLIEVRAGGTSAGAAKVLTASCRQAGLDGDGASLIRLGENALFRLAAHPVVVRIARSTEYLESSRREVRVSRWLSAEGFPVTRVVDDPEQLLVVGGHPVTFWHLIKECDRKATYGELGAVLRDLHSFSLPDTLALPPIRFGASQWARRPDVS comes from the coding sequence GTGCAGGCCTGCCGTCTGGTGCTGATCGAGGTACGCGCGGGGGGCACGTCGGCCGGCGCTGCGAAGGTTCTGACCGCATCGTGCCGACAGGCTGGCCTCGACGGTGACGGCGCTTCTCTGATCCGCCTGGGCGAGAACGCCCTGTTCCGTCTCGCGGCACATCCGGTGGTGGTGCGCATCGCGCGGTCGACGGAATACCTGGAGTCGTCGCGGCGTGAGGTACGGGTATCACGCTGGCTCTCGGCTGAGGGCTTCCCTGTGACTCGCGTGGTCGACGACCCGGAACAACTCTTGGTCGTCGGCGGTCACCCGGTGACGTTCTGGCATCTGATCAAGGAGTGCGACCGGAAGGCGACGTACGGCGAGCTGGGCGCGGTCCTCCGGGATCTGCACTCATTCAGCCTGCCGGACACACTGGCGCTGCCCCCTATCCGGTTCGGGGCCTCTCAGTGGGCACGGCGCCCAGATGTGTCCTGA
- a CDS encoding IS4 family transposase: MAQARRRVGAVPLRRLFDLLRGPAAGVRTVGARWRGLLVCAVDGTLVAVPDSPANQGEFVRHRCNNGGAGYPSLRLLVLVSCGTRTVLDAVFGPTANGETFYAPSLVRSLREGMIVLLDRNFAVQALVETITGTGAHVLVRVKEHRRLPVLGRFPDGSYLSRLGAVPVRVIDCEITLNTSQGRRTCAYRLVTTLTDPHAHPAAELIRLYHERWEVETSYLEIKSTILGGRVLHARTPAGVAQEVFALLVTYQVLRLAMADATGIRPDTDPDRASFSIALNTARDLLVQAAGVFNGTAVDLVGTIGRRVLAGLMPDRRIRTRPRVVKRAISKYNARGTVDRTSYKATISIDILTTRTP; this comes from the coding sequence ATGGCTCAGGCCCGCAGGCGGGTCGGGGCTGTGCCGCTGCGCCGCTTGTTCGACCTGCTGCGCGGGCCGGCCGCCGGGGTCCGCACCGTGGGGGCACGGTGGCGGGGTCTTCTCGTTTGCGCTGTCGACGGCACGCTGGTGGCGGTGCCCGACAGTCCGGCGAACCAGGGCGAGTTCGTCAGGCATCGCTGCAACAACGGCGGGGCGGGGTATCCCTCGCTCCGTCTGCTGGTTCTGGTGTCCTGCGGCACCCGTACCGTTCTGGACGCGGTGTTCGGGCCGACCGCGAACGGGGAGACGTTCTATGCCCCGAGCCTGGTCCGCAGCCTGCGCGAGGGCATGATCGTCCTGCTGGACCGGAACTTCGCCGTCCAGGCACTGGTCGAGACGATCACCGGCACGGGCGCGCATGTCCTGGTCCGTGTGAAGGAGCACCGCAGGCTGCCGGTCCTGGGACGTTTCCCCGACGGTTCCTACCTGTCCAGGCTCGGAGCCGTTCCGGTCCGGGTCATCGACTGCGAGATCACCCTCAACACTTCCCAGGGGCGCCGCACCTGCGCCTACCGCCTCGTCACGACCCTGACCGACCCCCACGCGCACCCCGCCGCCGAGCTGATCAGGCTTTACCACGAACGCTGGGAGGTCGAGACCTCCTACCTGGAGATCAAGTCCACCATTCTGGGCGGACGGGTCCTTCATGCCCGGACTCCTGCCGGCGTTGCCCAGGAAGTCTTCGCTCTGCTGGTCACCTACCAGGTCCTGCGACTGGCCATGGCGGATGCCACCGGCATCCGCCCGGACACCGACCCCGACCGGGCCAGTTTCTCCATCGCGCTGAACACCGCCCGCGACCTGCTCGTCCAGGCCGCGGGCGTCTTCAACGGCACGGCCGTCGATCTCGTCGGCACCATTGGCCGCCGGGTCCTGGCCGGCCTCATGCCTGACCGGCGCATCCGCACCCGGCCACGCGTCGTCAAACGCGCCATCTCGAAGTACAACGCCAGAGGCACCGTCGACAGAACCAGCTACAAGGCCACCATCAGCATCGACATTCTGACCACCCGCACCCCTTGA
- a CDS encoding IS3 family transposase (programmed frameshift) yields MGMKHYPAEFKADAVALYRSRPGATIKSVAADLGVNTETLRYWIRAADGRCSGAHSATAAAPQPGGDAVQAELAAARKRIRELEEERDILRKAARYFAGGDALVNRCQFVDDHQRRFGVTRLCSLLGIARSSFYYWRRSSVARTARQAAEAELAARIRKVHQDSDGTYGAPRITAELREDGGLVVNHKRVARIMRSIGLEGVRLRRRHRTTVADPAAAKAPDLIGRDFTATAVNAKYVGDITYLPVSGAKPLHLATVIDLCSRRLAGWAIADHMRTELVIDALQAAERTRGSVAGAVMHTDHGSQYTSRIFTEVCRSAGVRQSMSAVGSSADNAAAESFNASFKRETLKGRKGWSSERAARPDAFRWLTRYNARRRHSRLGQRSPIAYENTFQTTSTTLARAAKTCSRSGVKAPSLTAL; encoded by the exons GTGGGGATGAAGCACTACCCCGCCGAGTTCAAGGCGGACGCAGTCGCGTTGTACCGGTCCCGTCCAGGAGCGACGATCAAGTCGGTCGCCGCCGACCTCGGAGTGAACACCGAGACGCTGCGCTACTGGATCCGGGCCGCCGATGGACGCTGCTCCGGTGCCCACTCCGCAACTGCGGCGGCGCCGCAACCTGGAGGTGACGCGGTTCAGGCGGAGCTGGCCGCCGCACGCAAGAGGATCCGTGAGCTGGAGGAGGAGCGGGACATTCTCCGCAAGGCGGCCCGGTATTTCGCAGGGG GAGACGCGCTGGTGAACCGCTGCCAGTTCGTTGACGATCACCAGCGCCGGTTCGGCGTCACGCGGTTGTGCTCGTTGCTGGGGATCGCCCGCTCGAGCTTCTACTACTGGCGCCGCAGCTCGGTCGCACGGACGGCCCGGCAGGCCGCCGAGGCCGAACTCGCGGCCCGGATACGCAAGGTTCACCAGGACTCCGACGGCACCTACGGTGCTCCGAGGATCACCGCGGAGCTCCGCGAGGACGGCGGCCTGGTGGTCAATCACAAGCGTGTCGCGAGGATCATGCGGAGCATCGGCCTTGAAGGCGTCCGCCTGCGGCGCCGGCACCGCACCACCGTCGCGGACCCGGCCGCGGCGAAGGCGCCGGACCTGATCGGCCGCGACTTCACCGCCACCGCGGTGAACGCGAAGTACGTCGGCGACATCACGTACTTGCCGGTCAGCGGCGCGAAGCCGCTCCATCTCGCGACCGTGATCGACCTGTGTTCACGCCGTCTGGCCGGGTGGGCGATCGCCGATCACATGCGCACCGAGCTCGTCATCGATGCCCTCCAGGCCGCCGAGCGGACCCGCGGAAGCGTGGCCGGGGCGGTGATGCACACCGATCACGGCTCTCAATATACGAGTCGAATCTTCACCGAAGTCTGCAGGTCAGCAGGGGTGCGGCAGAGTATGAGCGCGGTCGGGTCCAGCGCGGACAACGCCGCCGCCGAATCGTTCAACGCCAGTTTCAAAAGAGAGACGTTGAAAGGCCGAAAGGGCTGGTCGAGCGAGCGCGCGGCCCGACCTGACGCCTTCCGCTGGCTGACCAGATACAACGCCCGACGTCGGCACTCCCGCCTCGGACAGCGATCACCGATCGCTTACGAGAACACCTTCCAAACAACATCAACTACCCTGGCCCGAGCCGCAAAGACGTGTTCAAGATCTGGGGTCAAGGCCCCCTCGCTCACAGCCCTTTGA